From Draconibacterium halophilum, one genomic window encodes:
- a CDS encoding LutC/YkgG family protein, with protein sequence MTSAREEILNRLKNAIHPEPEMPDFDAPVYHAIEKSLDKTFKANLEAVNGSVYLCHSEQELIEQLKTLIKDIPASAVVCAETELQKLLIRNGIEHKNYDGPGTIELGITSCEFLIAHTGSVMVSAALQGGRQLSVYPPQHVVIAKKDQLIDYLHTAYNKIQEKYPDQLPSQITLITGPSRTADIEKTLVMGAHGPRELHVFLY encoded by the coding sequence ATGACATCGGCTCGAGAAGAAATATTGAACAGGCTAAAAAATGCCATTCACCCCGAGCCGGAAATGCCTGATTTTGATGCTCCCGTTTATCACGCCATTGAGAAATCTTTAGACAAAACGTTTAAAGCAAATCTGGAGGCTGTAAACGGGAGTGTTTATTTATGCCATTCGGAGCAAGAACTCATAGAGCAACTAAAAACGCTTATAAAAGATATTCCTGCATCAGCAGTAGTTTGTGCCGAAACAGAGCTTCAAAAATTGCTTATCAGAAACGGAATCGAACATAAAAACTACGACGGTCCCGGCACGATTGAACTTGGAATCACTTCCTGCGAATTTCTAATTGCACACACCGGTTCGGTAATGGTAAGTGCAGCGTTACAGGGAGGGAGACAACTATCAGTTTATCCGCCACAACATGTTGTTATCGCAAAAAAGGATCAGTTGATTGATTATTTGCATACCGCTTATAATAAGATTCAGGAGAAATATCCGGATCAGCTGCCATCGCAAATAACGTTAATAACAGGACCAAGCCGAACTGCCGATATTGAAAAAACACTGGTTATGGGTGCCCACGGACCGCGCGAATTGCATGTGTTTCTTTATTAG